Part of the Streptococcus ilei genome is shown below.
TAAGCCGCGTCTTCTTTGTTGTCTGCAACCGCTTTGACTGCAAGAGCAACGTTGCGCACTGGCGCTTGAAGTACAGAAAGGAGCATAGAAAGAAGTCCTTCGCGGTTTGGAAGAGTTGCAAGAGCAAGGATCTCTTCTTTTGATGCGACAGCGCCTTCGATTGCACCACCCTTGATTTCAAGTGCGTCAGCAGTTTTAGAAAAGTCGTTCAAGATTTTCGCTGGTGCGATAACATCTTCATTAGAAAATGCTACAGCAGATGGTCCAACAAATACTGATGCCAATTCTTCAAGACCAGCTTTTTCAGCTGCACGACGTAAGATTGAGTTTTTAATAACTTTGTACTCAACTTCGCTTCCACGAAGCTCACGACGAAGAACTGTATCTTGGTCAACTGTCAAACCACGAGCGTCTACAACGACGATTGATGCAGCAGCTTTCATTTTCTCAGCTACTACGTCAACTAGTTCCGCTTTTTTAGCAATAATTGCTTCACTCATTAGTGTGTTCACCTCCGTAATTATTTTGCTTGGGGAATTTTTCCAAAAGAAAAACGCGCCCAAACCTAGACACGAAAGTACAATACGCTTCTTTTTACATGATACGTTTTGTCCTCGGTAGGATATTTACGAGTCGAGCTCCCCTACTGTCTTAGGCAGTTTTTTCAAACCATTACTTAGTTTATCACATAAAAAAAAAGAATGCAAGTATTTTTGCAAACTTTTTTTAAAAAATATTTAATCTTTATAAATAGTCTTTGTACGATTGAGCCATGCATAGGCCAAGCCCATGAGTACTCCTCCTCCTACCCAGTTACCTACAAAAGTGACAGCGTAATGACGAAGGACATTGAAGAACTCTAAATGAGGCAAATCTTTAGAAATAGAATTAAAGGTAGCCAGTGAGAAAGAAGCAAAGTTTGCCGCAATGTGTTCATTTGTAAGAAATACAAACATATAAATAGCTGACAAAGCCAACAAAACTTTCGCTGTTTCATCTTTAAAGAAAAGGTAGGACAAGATTGCTATGTTAACGAAGATGTTGGCAATAACTCCTTCGAAGAAGACCAATTGATTCGAACGTTGGAGCTTCATCTCTACAACCGAGCCAAGGAAGCCTTTTGGATTTAGGTTTGCAAATGCACTAGTCTGTCCAAAGAGGAAAGCGAGGAACAAAGCACCGACTAGGTTAAAGAATGTACAATAGAGTAAAATTTCTAAAGCTTTTTTCCAATTAATCTTCTTTAAATAAACACCAGCTGTAAGGTACATCATATTGGAAGTCGTTAACTCACTATTTAAGAATAGTAAATAAACCAATCCCCAGGCAAAAATAAACGGGAATAAGAAACGACCAGAACCTGGCAAGAAGGTGTTGAGAAGGTCTGCCCCCACAATCCCTACTGCAGTACTCATTGTCAAAAACGCACCCGCAAACATAGATCGAACCGCATAACGAGCTTTAGAAGCTGTATACAATTCTTCCTTCTTCTGACATGCTGCTTCTACCTTAAGAACAAAATTTGATTCTCCCATCTGAATCTCCTTATATATTGGATTTGTGAACTTCTTCATTATATCATAGAATGGAATTCCTGAAAAGGCTTTCAGAAAAATTTAAATAAAAATACTGGGTTCCACAACAAATATAAATAAAACGATTTAAAACGATGAAATAAAAAAACAGACTATGATAGTCTGTTTATAATTCAATTTAATTCATATATTATAAGAAACGATTCGCCCAAGCGATATCCAAGTTCAAGATTTCTTGGGTCGTATATTGTTGGCGATAAGGGTTGTAAACTGTCCCTTCATATCCACCATAAACACTTGGTGAATCATATTGAGTAAGATTGTAAGCTTCAATAATGTGGTTCAATTTTGCATAGTAACTAGTGTCAGTAGCATAGACACCAGTTAAAGCAGCTGTTGCATCCTGATAGCTTGTTGTATTGCTCTTCCAAGCTCCTGCAAAATGACCTTGTTTCAAAACCGCAACGTAGTCTTGCAATGATTCATAGTAGCTAGGGTATGAACGGAAAGCATCATTGATGGTATAGGCATTTCCAGCACCGTCATCTTCCCAAGTTTGCATCACTGCAGATTGACCAGCATAGCTCCCTTTAATACCAAAAAGGTTATAGTGTGGATACGATGACAAACCAGATTGACCTGAACCACTTTCTAAAATGGCTTGAGCAATCATA
Proteins encoded:
- the rplJ gene encoding 50S ribosomal protein L10 codes for the protein MSEAIIAKKAELVDVVAEKMKAAASIVVVDARGLTVDQDTVLRRELRGSEVEYKVIKNSILRRAAEKAGLEELASVFVGPSAVAFSNEDVIAPAKILNDFSKTADALEIKGGAIEGAVASKEEILALATLPNREGLLSMLLSVLQAPVRNVALAVKAVADNKEDAA
- a CDS encoding formate/nitrite transporter family protein — encoded protein: MGESNFVLKVEAACQKKEELYTASKARYAVRSMFAGAFLTMSTAVGIVGADLLNTFLPGSGRFLFPFIFAWGLVYLLFLNSELTTSNMMYLTAGVYLKKINWKKALEILLYCTFFNLVGALFLAFLFGQTSAFANLNPKGFLGSVVEMKLQRSNQLVFFEGVIANIFVNIAILSYLFFKDETAKVLLALSAIYMFVFLTNEHIAANFASFSLATFNSISKDLPHLEFFNVLRHYAVTFVGNWVGGGVLMGLAYAWLNRTKTIYKD
- a CDS encoding glucosaminidase domain-containing protein — its product is MKKILNKSKLIGSLVALVAAGTVAAAMSEHVGNVGANDEAYSQYADPTEAFISQIGESARQLGQENDLYASVMIAQAILESGSGQSGLSSYPHYNLFGIKGSYAGQSAVMQTWEDDGAGNAYTINDAFRSYPSYYESLQDYVAVLKQGHFAGAWKSNTTSYQDATAALTGVYATDTSYYAKLNHIIEAYNLTQYDSPSVYGGYEGTVYNPYRQQYTTQEILNLDIAWANRFL